In Thermoanaerobaculia bacterium, a single genomic region encodes these proteins:
- a CDS encoding AbrB/MazE/SpoVT family DNA-binding domain-containing protein — MTTTAKLFKNGRSQAVRLPREFRFEGDEVRIRRAGRGVLVEPMFTDVSKWFAELDRLSAGPFMPEGRQQPSTPRRGVFDDDLPA, encoded by the coding sequence ATGACCACTACTGCCAAGCTGTTCAAGAACGGACGCAGCCAGGCCGTGCGCCTGCCGCGCGAGTTCAGGTTCGAAGGAGATGAGGTAAGAATACGCCGCGCCGGGCGTGGAGTGCTCGTGGAGCCGATGTTCACGGACGTCTCGAAGTGGTTCGCGGAATTGGACCGCCTGAGCGCCGGGCCCTTCATGCCGGAAGGCCGCCAGCAGCCATCCACCCCACGGCGTGGCGTCTTCGATGACGACCTACCTGCTTGA
- a CDS encoding type II toxin-antitoxin system VapC family toxin — protein MTTYLLDTNACIALINGTEANVRRRFQRAVARDSVVLLSSIVAFELWYGVAKSPRKDSNRQRLEAFFAGPLEWTLFDEDDAQAAGTVRAELEASGTPIGAYDVLLAGQARRRGAILVTSNTKEFVRVDGLKREDWAVSRR, from the coding sequence ATGACGACCTACCTGCTTGATACGAACGCCTGCATCGCGCTGATCAACGGCACGGAGGCCAACGTCCGACGCCGATTCCAGCGCGCCGTGGCCCGCGACAGCGTGGTTCTGCTGTCGTCGATCGTGGCGTTCGAGCTCTGGTATGGAGTCGCGAAGAGCCCGCGGAAGGACAGCAACAGGCAGCGACTCGAGGCTTTCTTCGCTGGTCCACTCGAGTGGACTCTGTTCGACGAAGACGACGCGCAGGCCGCTGGAACCGTACGCGCCGAGTTGGAGGCCTCAGGAACACCGATCGGCGCTTACGACGTCCTCCTGGCGGGGCAAGCCCGGCGACGGGGCGCAATCCTCGTCACTTCCAACACGAAGGAGTTCGTCCGCGTGGACGGTTTGAAGCGGGAGGACTGGGCAGTCTCTCGGCGCTAG